The following are encoded in a window of Congzhengia minquanensis genomic DNA:
- a CDS encoding ATP-dependent helicase produces MNLDQFNDRQKEAILATEGPLLILAGAGSGKTTVVVNKIAYILEQSLARPYQILAITFTNKAANELKDRVEGLIGDGAEGMWIGTFHSVCMKILRRNISLLGYASDFLIYDSADQKTLIKRCLKELGMDEKTFPPKSMLAEISNAKDNLMEPDVFLAAYNGDFRMTKVGELYKLYQKRLFEANALDFDDIIILTVKLFSLDAEVLEFYQNKFRYVFVDEYQDTNNAQYLLTSQLAGKYRNICVVGDDDQSIYKFRGANINNILDFEKEFDQAKVIKLEQNYRSTQNILNAANCVIANNAGRKGKELWTSNGAGDKILLFEADNEYEEADYIGKTIEKLVKVDGMRYCDCAILYRTNVQSRVLETTLSGFGIPYRVLAGLRFYDRKEIKDMLAYLRLVFNPNDNLSLMRVVNEPSRKIGVTTVEKVAAAAAGRDISMFAAMEIADTIPELAKVTEKLLTFTKLIREIQTDTDQTQPSKIIEAVYKRSGYMDMLLSEDSVENQTRIENIQEFILSAEEYEKSSEEPTLFEFLENTALIADVDNYDTEADSVVLMTLHSAKGLEFPAVFLCGLEEGLFPSQRSMYSEEEIEEERRLCYVGITRAKKRLTLSYAMRRSMYGGSVYSKASRFLDEIPQQYVDIVEADRSPKTEVGGRKKAKSQSDLFQEIFERKSAGVRTEPVSYDFKAGDMVVHKKFGTGMILSVTPAGGDVKLEIVFDEVGTKSLMGSFARLKKAQ; encoded by the coding sequence ATGAATTTAGATCAATTTAACGACAGGCAAAAAGAAGCAATTTTAGCTACCGAGGGTCCGCTTCTTATTTTGGCGGGCGCCGGATCGGGCAAAACCACAGTGGTGGTAAACAAAATTGCGTACATATTAGAACAAAGCTTGGCTCGTCCCTATCAAATTCTAGCCATCACGTTTACCAACAAGGCCGCAAATGAATTAAAAGACAGGGTCGAGGGCTTAATTGGCGACGGGGCAGAGGGTATGTGGATTGGCACGTTCCATTCTGTGTGCATGAAAATCCTGCGCAGGAACATTAGCCTTTTAGGTTATGCGTCGGACTTTTTAATTTACGACTCTGCCGACCAGAAAACGCTGATAAAACGGTGCTTAAAAGAGCTGGGCATGGACGAAAAAACGTTTCCGCCCAAATCTATGTTGGCGGAGATTTCGAATGCGAAGGACAATTTGATGGAGCCAGATGTGTTTTTGGCGGCCTATAACGGCGATTTCCGCATGACAAAGGTAGGCGAGCTTTACAAGCTCTATCAAAAACGGCTGTTTGAGGCAAACGCGCTGGATTTTGACGATATTATTATCCTGACAGTGAAGCTGTTCTCTTTAGACGCGGAGGTGCTGGAGTTTTACCAGAATAAATTCCGCTACGTGTTTGTGGACGAGTATCAGGACACGAACAACGCGCAGTATCTTTTAACCAGCCAGCTGGCGGGAAAATATCGGAATATTTGCGTGGTGGGCGACGACGACCAGAGTATTTACAAGTTCCGCGGCGCCAACATCAATAACATTTTAGACTTTGAAAAGGAGTTCGATCAGGCTAAGGTCATTAAGCTTGAGCAAAACTACCGTTCTACCCAAAATATTTTAAACGCTGCAAACTGCGTGATTGCCAACAATGCCGGAAGAAAAGGCAAGGAGCTGTGGACCAGCAACGGCGCCGGGGATAAAATTTTGCTGTTTGAAGCGGACAACGAATATGAAGAGGCCGACTATATCGGAAAAACCATTGAAAAATTGGTGAAGGTAGACGGAATGCGCTATTGCGACTGCGCAATTTTATACCGCACCAACGTGCAGTCACGCGTGCTGGAAACCACGCTATCCGGCTTCGGAATTCCTTACCGTGTGCTGGCGGGGCTGCGGTTTTACGACAGAAAGGAAATTAAAGACATGCTGGCATATTTGCGGCTTGTGTTTAACCCCAACGATAACCTGTCACTTATGCGCGTGGTAAACGAGCCATCTCGTAAAATTGGCGTCACCACGGTAGAAAAGGTGGCGGCAGCGGCAGCCGGACGGGACATCAGCATGTTTGCCGCCATGGAAATTGCAGATACCATTCCGGAGCTTGCGAAGGTAACGGAAAAGCTGTTGACGTTTACGAAATTAATCCGCGAAATTCAGACAGACACCGACCAAACCCAGCCCTCAAAAATCATTGAGGCGGTTTATAAGCGTTCGGGCTATATGGATATGCTTTTGTCGGAGGATTCTGTTGAAAACCAAACGAGGATAGAAAACATTCAGGAGTTTATCCTCTCTGCAGAGGAATATGAAAAGAGCAGCGAGGAGCCAACCCTGTTTGAATTTTTAGAGAACACGGCTTTAATTGCAGACGTGGACAATTACGACACAGAGGCCGACAGCGTGGTTCTTATGACGCTTCATTCCGCCAAAGGCTTAGAGTTTCCGGCAGTTTTCCTATGCGGCTTGGAGGAGGGGCTGTTCCCCAGCCAGCGTTCCATGTATTCCGAGGAGGAAATTGAGGAGGAACGCCGCCTGTGTTATGTAGGTATTACGCGGGCAAAAAAACGCCTCACGCTCTCCTACGCCATGAGAAGGTCTATGTACGGCGGTTCGGTTTATTCCAAAGCCTCCCGGTTTTTAGATGAAATCCCGCAGCAGTATGTGGATATTGTTGAAGCAGACCGGAGCCCGAAAACAGAAGTGGGCGGCAGAAAAAAGGCCAAAAGTCAGAGCGACCTGTTTCAGGAAATCTTTGAACGCAAAAGCGCGGGTGTGCGCACCGAGCCTGTGTCTTACGACTTTAAAGCGGGTGACATGGTGGTGCATAAAAAGTTTGGCACCGGCATGATTTTGTCTGTAACCCCGGCAGGCGGCGACGTAAAATTAGAAATAGTGTTCGACGAAGTGGGCACGAAATCCCTGATGGGTTCTTTTGCAAGACTGAAAAAAGCACAATAA
- a CDS encoding superoxide dismutase family protein — MMKHRNRAVAAISGGKKYPDLRGTVTFNGMEEGVLVTVQVTGLPVQNECCGCGVYGFHIHSGGSCTGTEANEFADADGHFNPRGCPHPYHAGDMPPLFGNHGMAYMSFLTDRFTLEEIIGKTVIIHLDPDDFTTQPSGNSGEMIACGVIAR, encoded by the coding sequence ATGATGAAACATAGAAACCGCGCAGTCGCCGCTATTTCAGGCGGAAAAAAATATCCCGATCTGCGCGGAACCGTTACATTTAACGGCATGGAAGAAGGCGTTTTGGTAACCGTTCAGGTTACCGGCCTGCCGGTGCAAAACGAGTGCTGCGGCTGCGGCGTTTATGGGTTCCATATTCACAGCGGCGGCTCCTGCACAGGAACCGAAGCCAACGAGTTTGCTGATGCAGACGGGCATTTTAACCCTCGGGGCTGCCCACATCCATACCATGCAGGCGATATGCCGCCATTGTTTGGGAATCACGGCATGGCATATATGTCGTTTTTAACCGACCGCTTTACGTTAGAAGAAATTATCGGTAAGACAGTGATTATTCACTTAGATCCGGATGATTTTACAACCCAGCCCAGCGGAAATTCAGGCGAAATGATTGCCTGCGGCGTGATTGCACGATAA